A segment of the Leptospiraceae bacterium genome:
GGATTTGGGCAGTCCAATGTGAAAATGTAAGCTTCAAACGTTGCTTACGTAATTGTTTCGAAAATGGAGATCCAATCTGGTTCATTCAGTGATATCTTTTGAGATGATTTCTTCGATTTCTTCTTCTCTAAACCCCAAATATAGAAGTTTGTTGTAAATTTTTTGTTTTCTTTTGGTAGGTGGTATGTTTGATAAACTTTTCTGAAGGGACTTCAAGACCTGAAGGGCTTTGTTTTTCCAAAACTCAGATGGAATATTTGCTAATTCTTCTTGTATATGTTCCTCATGGTAGCCTTCTTGAAGAAGCAGAAATTTAATTTTATGATAACCCAAGTGGTTTTCCAAGTGAAGTTGCATTCGTAATTTTAAACTTGTTTTATAATTCCAAAGATTTTGATTTTCTAAATATTTCAAAAAGTCTTGAAAATCAAAGGACAAGTTCTTTTGTTCATTTAGGTCCATTTTCCTAAGTTTTTTCAATATCGATGAGGGTGGAGTAGATGGCGAAATTTTCGATAACTTTGACACCACATATTGATAAAAATCCTGATTTTGAAATCGCTTAAAATCAAAATGATAAACATTTTTTTCTTTTCTCAAAAATGAATATAAATCATCTTTTGGCATCGAATCATAAAAAAATTAAATTGAAAGTTAAGTATATCAAAATTTGATTCCTTGTTGCAACGAAAAAATTATGAAAATCCTTGGCTTATGAACCTGAAGCTCTTTCTAAAAAGAAATTGGGA
Coding sequences within it:
- a CDS encoding RecX family transcriptional regulator, whose product is MPKDDLYSFLRKEKNVYHFDFKRFQNQDFYQYVVSKLSKISPSTPPSSILKKLRKMDLNEQKNLSFDFQDFLKYLENQNLWNYKTSLKLRMQLHLENHLGYHKIKFLLLQEGYHEEHIQEELANIPSEFWKNKALQVLKSLQKSLSNIPPTKRKQKIYNKLLYLGFREEEIEEIISKDITE